ACAAAACTGTAGGATTTACAGTTCGAGTACATGAGTTTTTGGGGCACAGAAAAAGATGAAGCTTTTGTCTCAGCTAAAGCAACTCTGACCTTGACAGTCAATATGCCTCCAGAGGCAGAGCCCACCAAAAACAGTCATTCTCCAACCACACTTTGCTCCAGGGAAAAGGCACCTGGAGCTGAAGCCCAGGTGCTGTACAGGCAGTGCTCACTCACCTCCATGCACAAAGCCCAGCAGTGTGCAGTCTGACGGGCCCACCAGGTGGATCAGGCTGGACTGGCTGTAGCCAACGGTGTGTGGCTCTGGTTAGAGAGCAAAGCAAGGTGAGAGCTACTCAGCTGGCACCCATGCACCCCTGTTTTAAGTTGTCCAAAGGAAGAAAACATGGGGCTGGCTCGAGCAAAGTTGAACTCTCTTGAAATCAGTGGTTAAACCAGGCTGGAGAAGTTCCAAGAGCATAGACTGTTCATCACCTGaggggctgctgcctccctcTAATCTCCACCCATCCACTTTATTCTAGCTCAGCTCATCTCTTTCTTTTCAAGCTTTCAGAGAGCATGAAAGCAAACAGGAGTGAACTGGGTCACACTGCTGTCTGCTTCCCCTCTCAGCTGTACCTCCCAGACCCTGCTGCATAGAGCCCCTGTTTTCTCCTTGGTGGGAAGACTTTCATCCccatgcccccagccctggcacatccTGGTGACCTTTGTCCCACCACACCCTCCGGGTGACAGAAGTCACACCCTCAAACTCCCAGCAGAGGAAATCCTCTCTCAGAAGGATTGATGAGAGATATTAAAGaagctcaaagaaaggaaaagtaGCCCAGTCCCACTCAGGGTGACCACCCATGGAGCAGTGCCCGCTGACCTTACCTTTTGTCTGCCTGTCTGTGAGCAGGGAGGACAGAGGAGAAAAAAGCATTTGAGCAACTTTCATCCCCCATCACCTTCCCCAACATTCCTCATGTGCCACCTCTCCTCTCCACCTCTGCCTGAAGACCACAGCCAGACCTAGAGGCCACTCTTGCCCACAACTTGCATTTAGCCCTTGCTGAACAAAACCAGCTCTAGCTGCACACAAGCACACAAGGATACAGGAACAGGGTTTTGGAGAGGGGATCTCATGCACCAGCCCCTTCAGGGTACATCCACTCAGCTCCCCCTCCACTCACACACTGCTGCTCCaaaatcccatccccatccctggtgtGATGTTTCAGAATGCACACGTGCACCAACAGggccctggggatgcccagggagCCAGTTTGGTCTCCCAGTACTGCTGGGCAATTTGCACTGGGTACACACTGCCCGTGTTACCTGGGTTGATGACAGGTAAGATCACGTCACCATTTCTCTGCTTCGTTTCCAGCCGATCCAGCTTTTGCTCCTCATAACGCTTCTTCCCctcatcctcctgctccttcctcgCATACTGGAACAGAAGGCTGGTAAGAAGGGGATTGGCAAAGCCACTGGCACAGCTGGGAGTGCCAACAGGGCCGGGTTAGTGCCATTCCACAGGGACGACAAATTCCAGTTTGGGGGCAACCCAAGTGAGCTGTCCTACCTGGATGGGGGGAACCTCAACGACCTTATTGACGTTCTTCAGGGACAGTGGCACATACCACAGCGTCGCCTTGTTCGTCACCTTCTTtgcccctggaggagaagggagcAGCAGGTGATGGTGCCAAAGCCAGCAGTGCTCTACGTGCCACCAGTCTGGGGTTGGGCACACATTGGCAATGCCCCTGACATTGGTggccccttgccctgctggctccTACCAGGCTTTAGCTCTTAGCGGATGTGACAATGTGCTTTTGGGAAGATGTCCCAGCAAGCAGAACTGGTTGTCACAGCAACAGCAGGAAAAGGGACTTTTCAGGCCAAAGGCAGCCACAGGCAGCAAATCAGGCAGGAAGAGCTACAAACAGATTTTGCTGTTTTTCACTACAATGGAGCCATAAATCCCAGGGAGCCTGCTTGGCCTCCCTCCCCAGCACCAGCCCTCCCTCCACTCCCAGCTCTGTCAATAAACACACACTAGATCTCCACTCTGCCGAATGTGATGGAGCAGAGGATGGGGTCACCTCTGCAAGCTCACCGTTATTCCTGGTGTTCTGGaacacagccaccagcagccacCCACCTGTTAAAATGTTCTCAGACATGACGTTGACCTGAACCTCCACAGAGTGCCGGGAGGTGTAGGTGATCTCGGCACTGACGTTGGCCACCTCGCCGATGCACACCGGTGACAGGAAGTCCGTCCGCTCCACCCGTGCTAGTGCAGCCACACAGGGCTCCTGGGGACGGTGAGACAGCCAAGAGAGTGATCACAGCCACGCCACGGGTCCACAGCTGGCAGCTCCCTGACACCAGCCAAACCTGCCATGCCGTGTGCGGCTCGGATACTGCAACCGCCACCTTTATCAGCCACTGGCCGTGCTTCCTTCCCCATCTGTAAGCACCACTAGAGTTGCCCCAACTTGCCTTTCTCAGGAGTTAAAACATTAACAGCAATAATGAGTAATAATGTTTCTCATGGTAAACCACAATTTCAGCAGAATGCTTCCAGCTACTGGGACCTGGCTGCAGCCAGATTTGCATGCAGGAGGAAACACTCCCAGTGAGACACGGCAGGGAGTGGAAGGTCACCGTGCCAGACGCTGGCAGACACACCGGCACCTACTCACCCCGGCCTGGGAATTGCAGTGGCGGGTGCTGATGATGGCTCCTGCCTCCTCGATCATCTTCAGGATGGTTCCCCCGTGGACATTCCCCGCGATGTTGGCATCGTCTGGGCGCATAATCCTGCCGAAGGAGGCACATGAGAGCTCACAACCCCTGccgcgcccccagcccagccccggtgcGGCTGCCCGGAGACAGCATATCGCCCACCGGCTGAGCTGCCGGGACATCGCTGCTCGCACGCGGCTTCCTGTGAGCGGCGGTGGAAACCGCTGTGAGCGGAAGGAAGCAGGGCGCCTCTGCCGGGGCACCCCGCGGCTCACCAGGGCCCCACCCCGCCGGCCCCGGTGAGGCGCACACCGAGCCGGGCCCGTGCCGCTGCTCCACGCGGCTTCCCGGCAGCAGCCGCGCTTCCTGCCAACGGCGAATAACgcccggggggcaccggggcaGCGGCTGCGCGCTGGCTCGGACAGGAGATGCTGCTTCAGCGCGACCGCGCCCGAGAGCCGCGGGGACACTGGCGGGAGAACCGCGCCCGGGAGAGCCGCGCCCGGGAGAGCCGCGGCAGCGCTGCCCGCTGCCAGCCCACGGAGCACGGAGCACGGGCGCGGCGCTGCTGCGCTCTGCCCGCGGTCAGTGTCACTGACAGCATGACTAAAGCGGGcggcgccgccgctgccggcAGCAGGGCGGGCGGGCAGCATCTCCATCGCAGACCGGCACCCGCCCGCGGCCCCCAGCACGCccgcctccctgcccagccctgtccgGGTCcccgagcgcggcggggccgtaCCTGGACACCTGGATGGCGGCCGGGCTAGGGCCCGCGGCCCCCGGCTCCGACATGGCGGCACCGGCGCCCCGCCCGCAGCGGCGCTGCGGCACCGCCGCGcttggccccgccccgccgcgcccggaCACGCCCCCGCCGCGcttggccccgccccgccgcgcccggaCACG
This genomic stretch from Melospiza melodia melodia isolate bMelMel2 chromosome 26, bMelMel2.pri, whole genome shotgun sequence harbors:
- the ACOT7 gene encoding cytosolic acyl coenzyme A thioester hydrolase isoform X1, with amino-acid sequence MSEPGAAGPSPAAIQVSRIMRPDDANIAGNVHGGTILKMIEEAGAIISTRHCNSQAGEPCVAALARVERTDFLSPVCIGEVANVSAEITYTSRHSVEVQVNVMSENILTGAKKVTNKATLWYVPLSLKNVNKVVEVPPIQYARKEQEDEGKKRYEEQKLDRLETKQRNGDVILPVINPDRQTKEPHTVGYSQSSLIHLVGPSDCTLLGFVHGGVTMKLMDEVAGIVAARHCKTNIVTASVDAINFHEKIKKGCVITVSGRMTFTSNKSMEIEVFVDADPFVDEPRERYRAVSAFFTYVSLSKEGKPLPVPQLLTETEDEKRRFEEGKGRYLQTKAKRQAQMQQQAAQQ
- the ACOT7 gene encoding cytosolic acyl coenzyme A thioester hydrolase isoform X3, whose product is MSRQLSRIMRPDDANIAGNVHGGTILKMIEEAGAIISTRHCNSQAGEPCVAALARVERTDFLSPVCIGEVANVSAEITYTSRHSVEVQVNVMSENILTGAKKVTNKATLWYVPLSLKNVNKVVEVPPIQYARKEQEDEGKKRYEEQKLDRLETKQRNGDVILPVINPDRQTKEPHTVGYSQSSLIHLVGPSDCTLLGFVHGGVTMKLMDEVAGIVAARHCKTNIVTASVDAINFHEKIKKGCVITVSGRMTFTSNKSMEIEVFVDADPFVDEPRERYRAVSAFFTYVSLSKEGKPLPVPQLLTETEDEKRRFEEGKGRYLQTKAKRQAQMQQQAAQQ
- the ACOT7 gene encoding cytosolic acyl coenzyme A thioester hydrolase isoform X4 — encoded protein: MSRQLSRIMRPDDANIAGNVHGGTILKMIEEAGAIISTRHCNSQAGEPCVAALARVERTDFLSPVCIGEVANVSAEITYTSRHSVEVQVNVMSENILTGAKKVTNKATLWYVPLSLKNVNKVVEVPPIQYARKEQEDEGKKRYEEQKLDRLETKQRNGDVILPVINPEPHTVGYSQSSLIHLVGPSDCTLLGFVHGGVTMKLMDEVAGIVAARHCKTNIVTASVDAINFHEKIKKGCVITVSGRMTFTSNKSMEIEVFVDADPFVDEPRERYRAVSAFFTYVSLSKEGKPLPVPQLLTETEDEKRRFEEGKGRYLQTKAKRQAQMQQQAAQQ
- the ACOT7 gene encoding cytosolic acyl coenzyme A thioester hydrolase isoform X2, producing the protein MSEPGAAGPSPAAIQVSRIMRPDDANIAGNVHGGTILKMIEEAGAIISTRHCNSQAGEPCVAALARVERTDFLSPVCIGEVANVSAEITYTSRHSVEVQVNVMSENILTGAKKVTNKATLWYVPLSLKNVNKVVEVPPIQYARKEQEDEGKKRYEEQKLDRLETKQRNGDVILPVINPEPHTVGYSQSSLIHLVGPSDCTLLGFVHGGVTMKLMDEVAGIVAARHCKTNIVTASVDAINFHEKIKKGCVITVSGRMTFTSNKSMEIEVFVDADPFVDEPRERYRAVSAFFTYVSLSKEGKPLPVPQLLTETEDEKRRFEEGKGRYLQTKAKRQAQMQQQAAQQ